The Actinopolyspora erythraea genome has a segment encoding these proteins:
- a CDS encoding amino acid ABC transporter ATP-binding protein, whose translation MSDVKIEISELRKSFGELEVLSGVDQRVEAGEVVCVIGPSGSGKSTFLRCVNLLEQPTAGRIVVDGVELTDPDADIDAARTRIGMVFQQFNLFSHLSVLRNLTVAQRKVLGRDKRRAEETARENLRRVGLADKENATPAQLSGGQQQRVGIARSLSMDPDVMLFDEPTSALDPELVGDVLDVMRGLADEGMTMLVVTHEMQFAREVADRVLFMDGGAIVEQGSPAEVIGDPQRERTRNFLARVLNPTHAVSEAERPGEPLTPSESTDDR comes from the coding sequence ATGAGCGACGTAAAGATCGAGATCTCCGAACTGCGCAAGTCCTTCGGCGAGCTGGAGGTCCTCAGCGGGGTGGACCAGCGCGTCGAGGCGGGCGAGGTCGTCTGCGTGATCGGGCCCTCCGGCTCCGGCAAGTCCACCTTCCTGCGCTGCGTGAACCTGCTCGAACAGCCGACCGCGGGCAGGATCGTGGTCGACGGGGTCGAGCTCACCGATCCGGACGCCGACATCGACGCGGCGCGCACCCGCATCGGGATGGTGTTCCAGCAGTTCAACCTGTTCTCGCACCTCTCGGTGCTGCGCAACCTCACCGTCGCGCAGCGCAAGGTGCTCGGGCGGGACAAGCGCAGGGCGGAGGAGACCGCCCGCGAGAACCTGCGCAGGGTCGGGTTGGCCGACAAGGAGAACGCCACGCCCGCGCAGCTGTCCGGTGGGCAGCAGCAGCGCGTCGGCATCGCCAGGTCGCTGTCGATGGACCCCGACGTGATGCTGTTCGACGAGCCGACCTCCGCGCTGGACCCGGAGCTGGTCGGCGACGTGCTGGACGTGATGCGCGGACTGGCCGACGAGGGCATGACCATGCTGGTGGTCACCCACGAGATGCAGTTCGCCCGCGAGGTCGCCGACCGGGTGCTGTTCATGGACGGTGGGGCCATCGTCGAGCAGGGCAGCCCCGCCGAGGTGATCGGCGATCCACAGCGGGAGCGCACCCGCAACTTCCTGGCACGGGTGCTCAACCCCACCCACGCGGTCTCCGAGGCCGAGCGGCCCGGTGAGCCGCTCACACCTTCGGAGTCGACCGACGACCGGTAG
- a CDS encoding phosphoenolpyruvate carboxykinase (GTP), which yields MTALTIPGLDQAPVNHERLLSWVREVAELTTPEQVVWCDGSQQEWERLTNRLVEAGTFKRLDDSKKPESFWTASDPTDVARVEERTFICSRDKKDAGVTNNWMDPDQMKATMTELYRGCMRGRTMYVVPFCMGPVEAEPPRLGVEITDSEYVVVSMHIMTRMGDRVLERFAEGEDVEFVPALHSVGAPLEPGQQDSAWPCNEIKYITHFPEERLIWSFGSGYGGNALLGKKCYSLRIASAMARDEGWLAEHMLILKLISPEDKVYYVAAAFPSACGKTNLAMLEPTIPGWRVETLGDDIAWMRFGEDGRLYAVNPEAGFFGVAPGTNWKTNPNAMRTIERGNSIFTNVALTDDDDVWWEEMEGQPQHLTDWKRQDWTPDSDEKAAHPNSRYCTPMSQCPILAPEWDDPQGVPISAILFGGRRKTTIPLVNEAFDWQHGVFMGATLSSEKTAAAAGKVGEVRRDPMAMLPFIGYNVGDYFQHWVNMGKEADASKMPNIYYVNWFRRDPSGEKIVWPGFGENCRVLKWIVDRLEGNAAAEETAIGRVPTADQLDLSGLDATREEIEQSLDVDLSEWREELPLIEEWFDKIGEDLPTSMRDELEALKQRIGE from the coding sequence ATGACCGCTTTGACCATCCCCGGTCTCGACCAGGCCCCCGTGAATCACGAACGCCTGCTGTCATGGGTACGTGAGGTCGCGGAACTGACCACGCCCGAGCAAGTCGTGTGGTGCGACGGATCGCAGCAGGAGTGGGAACGGCTGACCAACCGACTGGTCGAGGCGGGCACCTTCAAGCGCCTGGACGACTCGAAGAAGCCCGAGTCGTTCTGGACGGCCTCCGATCCCACCGACGTCGCCCGGGTCGAGGAGCGCACCTTCATCTGCTCCCGCGACAAGAAGGACGCCGGGGTCACGAACAACTGGATGGACCCCGACCAGATGAAGGCCACCATGACCGAGCTCTACCGGGGCTGCATGCGGGGCCGCACGATGTACGTCGTGCCCTTCTGCATGGGTCCGGTGGAGGCCGAGCCGCCGAGGCTCGGCGTGGAGATCACCGACTCCGAGTACGTCGTGGTCTCCATGCACATCATGACGCGGATGGGCGACCGGGTGCTGGAGCGGTTCGCCGAGGGCGAGGACGTCGAGTTCGTGCCGGCCCTGCACTCGGTCGGCGCACCGCTCGAACCGGGCCAGCAGGACTCCGCCTGGCCGTGCAACGAGATCAAGTACATCACGCACTTCCCCGAGGAGCGGCTGATCTGGAGCTTCGGCTCCGGCTACGGGGGCAACGCGCTGCTGGGCAAGAAGTGCTACTCGCTGCGGATCGCCTCGGCGATGGCCCGGGACGAGGGCTGGCTCGCCGAGCACATGCTGATCCTGAAGCTGATCTCGCCCGAGGACAAGGTCTACTACGTGGCCGCCGCCTTCCCGTCGGCGTGCGGCAAGACCAACCTCGCGATGCTGGAGCCGACCATCCCGGGCTGGCGCGTGGAGACGCTGGGGGACGACATCGCCTGGATGCGCTTCGGCGAGGACGGCAGGCTCTACGCGGTCAACCCGGAGGCCGGCTTCTTCGGCGTCGCACCGGGCACCAACTGGAAGACCAACCCGAACGCGATGCGCACCATCGAGCGGGGCAACTCCATCTTCACCAACGTCGCGCTGACCGATGACGACGACGTGTGGTGGGAGGAGATGGAGGGTCAGCCGCAGCACCTGACCGACTGGAAGCGGCAGGACTGGACGCCCGACTCGGACGAGAAGGCCGCCCACCCGAACTCCCGGTACTGCACGCCGATGTCGCAGTGCCCGATCCTGGCTCCCGAGTGGGACGACCCGCAGGGCGTCCCGATCTCGGCGATCCTGTTCGGCGGCAGGCGCAAGACCACGATCCCGCTGGTCAACGAGGCCTTCGATTGGCAGCACGGCGTCTTCATGGGGGCCACGCTGTCCTCGGAGAAGACGGCCGCCGCGGCGGGCAAGGTCGGCGAGGTGCGCCGCGACCCGATGGCGATGCTGCCGTTCATCGGCTACAACGTCGGCGACTACTTCCAGCACTGGGTGAACATGGGCAAGGAGGCCGACGCCTCCAAGATGCCCAACATCTACTACGTCAACTGGTTCCGCAGGGACCCCTCGGGCGAGAAGATCGTCTGGCCCGGTTTCGGGGAGAACTGCCGGGTGCTGAAGTGGATCGTGGACCGGCTGGAGGGCAACGCCGCCGCCGAGGAGACCGCGATCGGCCGGGTTCCCACGGCGGACCAGCTCGACCTCAGCGGGCTCGACGCCACCCGCGAGGAGATCGAGCAGTCCCTCGACGTGGACCTGTCGGAGTGGCGCGAGGAGCTGCCGCTGATCGAGGAGTGGTTCGACAAGATCGGCGAGGACCTGCCCACCTCGATGCGTGACGAGCTGGAGGCTCTCAAGCAGCGCATCGGTGAGTGA
- a CDS encoding DUF6802 family protein: protein MYVEDTSSGDGDIRIDIADSEYTAEANYDLDDDGVDETVAVMADGGFLAYTDSDDDGEADVMRAIDERGEVVEQARLDESSGEWVRERPDGSTIGEPGEEADGRSMVVDTPQGDREVGPPTEDTNNDGRADTAIVDTEHGQMMVTDANGDGSADQMVEISDSGEVTVAEHTGDGEWTVVEQGRVDGRGQYAPEEPTSRVSGTEDWLWNDEEREGTNQGPSAPDPADDSYWV, encoded by the coding sequence ATGTACGTGGAGGACACCAGTTCCGGGGACGGCGACATCCGCATCGACATCGCCGACTCCGAGTACACCGCCGAGGCCAACTACGACCTGGACGACGACGGGGTGGACGAAACCGTCGCGGTGATGGCCGACGGGGGCTTCCTCGCCTACACCGACTCGGACGACGACGGCGAAGCCGACGTCATGCGCGCCATCGACGAGCGGGGCGAGGTCGTCGAGCAGGCGCGGCTGGACGAGTCCAGCGGCGAATGGGTCCGGGAGCGGCCGGACGGCTCGACGATCGGCGAACCGGGCGAGGAGGCCGACGGCCGCTCCATGGTGGTGGACACCCCGCAGGGCGACCGCGAGGTCGGGCCGCCGACGGAGGACACCAACAACGACGGCAGGGCCGACACCGCGATCGTCGACACCGAGCACGGCCAGATGATGGTCACCGACGCCAACGGCGACGGCTCGGCGGACCAGATGGTCGAGATCAGCGACTCCGGAGAGGTGACCGTCGCCGAGCACACCGGCGACGGGGAGTGGACCGTGGTCGAACAGGGCCGGGTGGACGGACGGGGACAGTACGCCCCGGAGGAGCCCACCTCGCGGGTCAGCGGCACCGAGGACTGGCTCTGGAACGACGAGGAGCGCGAGGGCACCAACCAGGGCCCCTCCGCTCCCGACCCGGCCGACGACTCGTACTGGGTGTGA
- a CDS encoding siderophore-interacting protein encodes MAPAARTVRTAPSSTRSQAAGRPEYRVYTVEVAGRRQLSPNFVRLTFSGEALRSFGAGGVDQRVKLLLPRPGRTVADVPEGRDWYAAWQAMSEEIRPTMRTYTVRAFRPQRAEMDIDFVLHGSGEEASGPASAWAGAADVGDEVAILGPDRPGSGRMWGCEWCPPATARRLLLAGDETAIPAVAAILESLPADSRGIACLEVPSGEDVQVWDHVPEGIDVRWLPRDVAGAEHGELLERGLETALGELCSRSGGDGAGGCPAASEAVAALEDVDVDNYLLWEIPESEAPGSSAGAKLDIAGGELYGWLAGEAGVIKRLRRMTVQGYGVPRGSVAFMGYWRRGRC; translated from the coding sequence ATGGCTCCTGCTGCCCGGACGGTGCGCACGGCGCCCTCCAGCACACGATCCCAGGCGGCCGGCAGGCCCGAGTACCGGGTGTACACCGTCGAGGTGGCGGGAAGGCGACAGCTGAGCCCCAACTTCGTGCGACTGACCTTCTCCGGCGAGGCGCTGCGCTCGTTCGGTGCGGGTGGCGTCGACCAGCGCGTCAAGCTGCTGCTGCCCCGGCCGGGACGGACCGTGGCCGACGTGCCGGAGGGGCGGGACTGGTACGCCGCCTGGCAGGCCATGTCGGAGGAGATCCGCCCCACCATGCGGACCTACACCGTGCGGGCGTTCCGGCCCCAGCGGGCGGAGATGGACATCGACTTCGTGCTGCACGGATCCGGCGAGGAGGCCAGCGGACCGGCTTCGGCCTGGGCGGGCGCCGCCGACGTCGGTGACGAGGTGGCCATCCTCGGGCCCGACCGACCCGGTTCCGGCAGGATGTGGGGCTGCGAGTGGTGCCCGCCCGCCACGGCGCGGCGGCTGCTGCTGGCGGGGGACGAGACCGCGATCCCGGCGGTGGCGGCCATCCTCGAATCGCTGCCCGCCGACTCGCGGGGCATAGCATGCCTGGAGGTGCCGAGCGGGGAGGACGTCCAGGTCTGGGACCACGTTCCCGAGGGCATCGACGTCCGGTGGCTGCCGCGCGACGTCGCGGGCGCCGAGCACGGCGAGCTGCTGGAACGGGGGCTCGAAACCGCGTTGGGGGAGCTGTGCTCCCGCTCCGGCGGCGACGGGGCCGGTGGTTGCCCGGCGGCGAGCGAGGCCGTCGCCGCGCTGGAGGACGTGGACGTGGACAACTACCTGCTCTGGGAGATCCCCGAGAGCGAGGCGCCGGGGTCGAGCGCCGGTGCGAAGCTCGACATCGCGGGTGGGGAGCTCTACGGCTGGCTCGCCGGGGAGGCCGGTGTCATCAAGCGGCTGCGCCGGATGACCGTGCAGGGCTACGGGGTGCCGCGCGGCTCGGTGGCCTTCATGGGCTACTGGCGCCGGGGCCGCTGCTGA